Below is a genomic region from Vibrio cortegadensis.
GAGATAAGAAGAAAGTGCTTGTGGTTTCTGCCGATGTATATCGTCCGGCAGCGATCAAACAACTTGAAACACTTGCGGGTGAAGTGGGTGTTGATTTCTTCCCATCATCGGCAGATCAAAAACCATTGGTTATTGCTAATGCTGCTATTGATCATGCGAAGAAGAAATTCTATGACGTACTAATTGTCGATACCGCAGGTCGCCTTGCTATCGATGAAGATATGATGTCAGAGATTCAAGATCTGCATACAGCCATCACTCCGGTAGAAACTCTATTTGTTGTTGATGCAATGACCGGTCAAGATGCGGCAAACACCGCGAAAGCCTTTGGTGATGCTCTTCCTCTTACTGGTGTGATTCTGACTAAAGTCGATGGTGATGCGCGTGGTGGTGCTGCTTTATCGGTGCGTCATATCACAGGTAAACCGATTAAATTCTTAGGTGTCGGTGAAAAAACTGATGCTTTAGAACCATTCCACCCTGAGCGTGTTGCATCACGTATTCTTGGAATGGGTGACGTATTATCACTGATCGAAGACTTACAGCGTAATGTCGATACAGAAAAAGCTGAAAAGTTAGCGAAGAAGTTTAAAGAAAAGAAAGGCTTTGATTTAGAAGATTTCCGTGAACAGCTTGGTCAGATGCAAAATATGGGCGGCATGATGGGGATGATGGATAAGCTCCCTGGAATGAGTAACCTGCCAGATAACATCAAAGATAAAGTTGATGACAAAATGTTTAAGCAGATGGAAGCGATCATTAGCTCTATGACAATGAAAGAGCGCCTGCACCCTGAATTGATCAAAGGATCGCGTAAAAAACGTATTGCGGCAGGTTCTGGTACTCAAGTGCAAGATGTTAACCGTCTACTTAAACAGTTCACTCAAATGCAGAAAATGATGAAAAAAATGCAGAAGGGTGGAATGAAAGGAATGATGCGCAACATGCAAGGCATGATGGGCGGCATGGGAGGAATGGGTGGTATGGGCGGCTTCGGAAGATAATTCTGTCGCCTAATTTATCAATCTGTTAGCTCTGTCACAGAAAGTTTACGAACTCGATAGTGGCGAAAAAATAACTAAAGCCCTTGCATTGACTCTGAATAAGAGTAAAATTCCGGGGCTTTAATTTGGCACGAGACCCCAAGCTATTTCGTTAAGAAAATGGTTATTGGGGTTAATTTTATTTTTAAGAAAGCAAAGAGGACGATATGGTTACCATTCGTTTGGCACGTCACGGCGCGAAGAAGCGTCCATTTTATCAAATCGTAGTAGCGGACAGCCGTAATTCTGTAACTGGCCGTTTCATCGAGAAAGTAGGTTTCTTTAACCCTACTGCAACTGGCCAAGAAGAAGGCCTACGTTTAGATCTAGATCGCGTTAACCACTGGGTTGGTCAAGGTGCATCTCTATCTGACCGTGTTGCTAAGCTAGTTAAAGACGCTAAAAAAGCGGCTTAATTCTTTATTTATAGAGAAATAGCTTATGTCGATGAAGGATAAAGAATCAATGAGTGAGCAAAA
It encodes:
- the rpsP gene encoding 30S ribosomal protein S16 → MVTIRLARHGAKKRPFYQIVVADSRNSVTGRFIEKVGFFNPTATGQEEGLRLDLDRVNHWVGQGASLSDRVAKLVKDAKKAA
- the ffh gene encoding signal recognition particle protein; this translates as MFENLTDRLSKTLKNISGKGRLTEDNIKETLREVRMALLEADVALPVIRDFVKRVKEGAVGVEVSKSLTPGQEFIKIVQSELEAVMGESNEALDLAAQPPAVILMAGLQGAGKTTSVAKLSKLLTERDKKKVLVVSADVYRPAAIKQLETLAGEVGVDFFPSSADQKPLVIANAAIDHAKKKFYDVLIVDTAGRLAIDEDMMSEIQDLHTAITPVETLFVVDAMTGQDAANTAKAFGDALPLTGVILTKVDGDARGGAALSVRHITGKPIKFLGVGEKTDALEPFHPERVASRILGMGDVLSLIEDLQRNVDTEKAEKLAKKFKEKKGFDLEDFREQLGQMQNMGGMMGMMDKLPGMSNLPDNIKDKVDDKMFKQMEAIISSMTMKERLHPELIKGSRKKRIAAGSGTQVQDVNRLLKQFTQMQKMMKKMQKGGMKGMMRNMQGMMGGMGGMGGMGGFGR